ACATGTCGGCTACGTCTGTGTTCCCCATGTGTGTGCGAGCGAGCCGGGGCCTCCTGAGACTCAGGAGCGGGGCGATGGGTGCCTCTTCCCGGCTGTGGTGGACATCGTCCGGACACTCTCCACAGACAAGCCGCCGGCCGGAGCGAGCAGTGCTACGGGCGGACTGGCTCACGCGATCCTCCAGGAGaggctccagcagcagcagagtcagGTGGGACAGCTAGCCTGCTTATGTGCGCTCGATTTGTGTATCGGTGATGCTGGCGGGAATAGCGAATACACAACTCGTAGGGTTCAGACGTAAACCCCGCCTGTTGCTGTTCTTATGCTTCAGCAATAACCGATTTTCCCGGATAGGGATCAAAAAAGGTTTAATCTTATCTTATGAATAAATACCTGAAACTTCtgtaagaataaaataatgcattacaaaatacaacaacaaatgtGTCTTATATGATCAAATTCAGCTTTATTTGCCAAGTATATGTTACAAGGAATTTGTACTTATATGCAGAGCCAAGAACATTGTTCAAGAAGATACACACTAAGATACAGCTTAGAGGTTTACAGGTTTGCAAATAATGCTGTAATAACTTTGTTTATACACCTACATGTAGAATTTATACCCATGCATTATTTATTGCCGCACTATAAAGCGTTTTGGCACAGAAGTCGGGAGCTGCGTGATCAGATTTGATTACAGTAAGATTTTTCAATATTTACCAAATTTGGATccagaaatgtgtattaattagttttttgaTTATGCCGTACCAATTTCTTATAACAGGGACCtgtttgacattatttttcaaaaaatgaGTTGTGCAATTACAACCACATTTAGATGACTTGTGCACAAGCGAGTCTGCGGATATGTACGGCCCAGAAAACTGTCCGCATCATGTGCTGACACATAACATCCAATGACATGATGTATAGCCTCCTcatgtgtgtgaaaacaaacatacaaacgtaCCGATAGTCCaagtaataaaatacaatacacaaatcAAGTTGACCCTGCCtatgaccctccatgtttggggAAATTAAAATGCCTCCCATTTTCTGTATATTGgtccaaaaataaaatgtatctcaTGAACCTGTTTAGTGCAAAGTCCTGCAGAACAGAGTGCTTCACATTATGTGTCTGCACTGACCTCCAGTGGTCACAGGGCAGAACTGCTCCCGTTTCACAAGAGACGATCTAACTATTCCTTTTATATTGattaaataagaacaaaacagtgaatacaaacagcacaaattaatttaaaatgatactCAAATATTATTATGAAGGAGCCAAGTGCAATTTTGCTgttgaatattatttattattctttaaaataagataaaactttattaacgCTGAAGGAAATTCTTGTGCCAGTTTGCAAAAAGGATTAAAacgtaaaaatgaaaaaaacagagtaatgtatataaagtgtataagtTTTAATACTAACGTCATACTAATTAAAGTGCTAAATAGaacaacaataaaagtaaatgtaaataaaataaatcaattaaaatagaaaagtaatATTGCACATGAACATTTAGATGATTTTCATATTTACTTCTTTAACATGTTATGTATAATGCACTTAAAACTCCCAAACAAATTCTAATTTTTCAATGTTCTCCAGGCAAATTCCAGACCTGCAAAAATACGGAAAAATGTCGCAAACACATCGGAGATCACGGAGGTTCCCACAGGAACTAACTTCCGGTTGATTCTCATGTAAGGAGGTGTAAAAAATGGATACACAACGTACTAATAATATCACATGACTCTGATTTTGTGAATATGCCTCTGTCATTATTAAGAACCCCAGAATACACCACCCAGTTAAAAGTAAGCGAGTAAGGATCACTACTTTCCTTTTGTGCATCCGACAGGAGCGATCTGTAGAGGAGGGCTCTCCGTCTCAGCGCAGGGTCGGAACAAAGGGTAGACCTTTGCTGTGTCTTTAACCGCGAACGCTAATATTTTACTCAGAAATGATTCTCTTCCTGTCAAGAAGCATCCTGTAAAGGAGTATATCTGAGCCCGAGTGTCCACGTCGTAGAAAGAGACCAACCCTTCATCAAAATCCACAAACACCCCGACCTTCTGGAGATCTTTAATCAAGGGTAAGAGGACAGGAGGATTTGTGTTGGCCTGGCAGCGTCCCCAATACAACCCCAAAGTCCAGCATCCGTTTTCAGGGCTGAGGGACCAATTGAAACCTTTCCTGTTGATGGACTCTCTCACAACTCCGACTTCCCATCCTGTTTGTCCTTTAAGCGATACTTCGTAGTAGAACTTGCCGGAGGAAAACCCTTCATTCCCAAGGACAAAATGGACCGATTCGAACCTTTTGGGGCTGCTGGGGATATTCCTCTTCGAGCCTCCGTCCCTCACTTGCTTCATGTCCTCGGAGACAATAAGGGAGGGGTGTGCTGTGTCGGGGTCCAGAGTCACTTTTATTGCATATTGCTCCTGGATTTTTCCAAGCTCATCGTCAAACACGTTCTCTATTTGCAGTTCCTCAAAGGTCTCCTCATTATCTGCCAGATTGACTTCTTTGATAATgttctccatgtgtgtgttgagcgTCTCCTCTATCTTGGCCACCGCACTCCTCACTGTCTCTACCTGCAGGAGACTTTGGGGGTCTGTGAAGCAATCCTTTGTGTTGGATGTGGAGGATGGGAGCCTCTGGAGGAGTTGGAAGTCGTCCTCCGTCTTTGAGAGCTCTTCCAGCTTGATACTTGTCTGACGGTCCTCTGCAATCTCCAGCCACAGTTGTCTGATGAGTGCTTTAgccttctgctctgctgctgcctgcttCTCCTCCAACAGCTCAATCAGCTTCACTTTTTTTGTCCGAATCGAGGCCACCAAAGCAGCGAAAGCCTCAACAGTTCCCGCCTTCGTTGTCTCTACTTCCTGCCGACCTTCCATCATTGAGTTTTGAATCCTCAAAACCATGTGGCATTTCTCATTCAGATTGTGCTGGACTTGCCTTTTCGCACACTTCAGCTTAATCTTCCTCTCCTTAAACTCTTCCTCTAAAGAGATGGCGTCATGCATCACATGGTCATCCCTCAGGCACACAAAGCAAACACGGCTCTGGTCTTTCCTGCAGAAAAACTCGATCACCTTGTTGTGTTTCCTGCACACCCTGTCCTCGAGGGTCTCCACAGGGTTGATCAGCTCGTGCCACTTTAAGACCTGGACCGTGTGATGGGGCTTCAGGTGAGCGTTGCAGTAAGAGGTCAAACAAACCAGGCAGGATTTCACAGCCTTATGCTTCATCCCGTGACAGATGTCACAGGGCACTTCCCCAGGTCCGGCGGGGGGACTGCCGTCGTCCCCTGCAACTTTCATCCTGTTGAAAAGCTTCAACATGTCTTTGAATTCTGTGTTGACTCGCAGCTCGGGGGCTGTGTGGAAAGGTTCATTGCATAATGGACACTGGCTGAAGTCCCTGGAGGCCCAGTAGCTTGTGATGCAGCCCTTGCAGTAGTTGTGTCCGCAGGGAGTGGAGACGGGTTCAGTGAAAACCTCCAGACAGATTGAACAAAAAAATGTCTCTTCAGATTGGGAAAAGTCGGCTGAGGCCATATCTGGAGGAGGAAAGCAAAAGGAGAAGAggttaaaaagaataaaacaaagttaaCAGTTAGAATAAACAGGTGCTTCTTAACAACGCTGGGATTCTTCCAAACTCATTGAGTCTGCAGCAAGCTGAACTATCCATCATGAGTTTCCTGGAAATGCTTCACATACCCCGACATCTTGATCTATCCAACTAGTTCTCTACACTTGACTTAGTTTTTCTTAAACCAGGTTTCCTATATATAATCAAGTAGTGTGGCTCCGTAAGGCTCCTGAAAACAGGGTGCAAAACCAAGCAAACCCTGATTGGTAAAGGTCCAGTATGTAGGATTTAGTGGTATATAAGATTACAACCAACTGATTACCCCTCTGCTCAACTTGTCAGCTCAGCGTGTCGGAcactacggtggccttcaggtaacgtaaaAATGTGAAAGGTCCAATCTCTCTAGAGCGAGTTTGGATTGTCCgttctgtagaaacatggcggactcCATGGACCTGCTCCCTATGTAGACATGAAGGGCTAATTCTACGTAAcgaaaacacaacgattcttagtttcaggtgattatacaccaatgaaaacatagttatgaatactaAATGCCATTTCTGCTAATTAATCCAAGGCTGCATTCacataaactgtatataaaaagTGGATGTTTtggtcacccattggtttgcgGACgtgaagcctcaagtttggcattATGGTCgccgccatcttgtttttttggaaccagaagggatacaagagggtggagctgagaccGGACTCTAAATAAGACacttttaggcgaccaaaatgttacaattaactttcaaaccgtgaaagagttaaagtcgTAAGACTAACACCGTGGTGACGACCTGAATCACGAGGACGCACACCAGGTAACAAcaacgtaacatgaatgacgatGCGaggcacactgggacagacagggatacacacagacactaaagggggggacacagctgggggagaaagacaaagacacaaggcaAGGTGAGCGGACACACGTGATTGATTCATAAGAGCTGAACAATGGAAgacatttagcagctgaagcTACTCTACTTCCCACAGGTGGTCGTTAGAATAAGCTCTGTTTGTTTTACTAATAGGAGGGTTAGGCTGAGTAAGCATGGACTTTATATTCTTAAAGTAAACCGTAAACCTAGTGCTTTACAGACACAATCAAACAGGAATGAATTAGAGTAAAATAAAGTGAGAAGAGGAAACTAAAAAGCTCACCTGTTCACTGTTGTTTTCAGCTTCACAGAAATCTTCAGTTTCAGTTTCGTTTCCTCAGAAGAGAGGACACACCTCCCTGCATGTTTACTCATGTTTACTCATGTTTACTCCCTGCAAAGAAAGACATTCTTAAAATTCTTAAATACAgaacaatgtaaaataaattgagAACATTTTGCAAAGACGGGAAGaatattacttttgttttattgtatgtttcTGCTTTACTGTATTGCTTTAACTGATTCGTGACGCCAGCAAAGCTTCAGTGACATGATCGGATTgaatgagacagagagggggggggggggggggtgtgtgtgagggggcagtgtgtgtgtggggggggcagtgttgtttctgctgtgcatcagagaggaggcagaggctCATCACGAAACAACCAGCGGCTTGTTTTCAGGTAAAAACACCTTCAGCTGCAGcttttacatttgatatttGACATTATTGTTTATAATGTGCGTCTCGTGCATTATTATCAGTCTGTTGAGTCTCGTACTAAAGACAGAGACGCAGAGAGGGGAACCTCTGAAATAACCCTGTTTTTAATCCGTCATAAGCCACATTTATGACGGATTAAACTCTTTCAgatgtgcattgtgtgtgtttaataacGGGGTGCATGTAATACCATCGCgtctgtatttttgttttgcgtgtgcgtgttttCATTGTGTCTGCGGGGCGTTTCTCCCCATCCCGTCCTTCACTACGCACATTGGCACAAACCACAAACGCGTTTTGTATCTTCTCGTACTTGTTGGGATCGCAGACCTCGCAGGTCGCAGCTGTGCAGAAGAAGATGTGTGATTCACCTGCTCGGGTTTTCTCTGCATGTAGTGTTTGTAGTGTTGTTGTAAAATGGAGGctggatggaggaggaggatgctgAAGGCCTCCCCCCGCACATCACATGGCAGTCCTACACCCTGAGAAGCATCCGGAATACACAGATAGCGCCGTTAAAGCGCCGTGTATGAGCTATAACTGTCTATAACTGTCTATAACTGTCTATAACTGTCTATAACTGGACTGTGTGATTTCAAAGGAGCCTATTGTTGGTCATCACGTGATTTCTAACTAGGCCAGTATTCCCACTGGGATAAGAGATGCTGCTCCAGTATAGACTCACAGGCTGTAAGAATATTATCCAGTGTCATCTTCTATTATTGGGAttcttaataacacatttattagaGGATCAAGCTTTGGCATGTTTCCTACCTGTCTCAGTGTGGGACCATCAAAAGAGGAGAATCCTCCGTTTCCATTGAGCTGAAAGAGAGAAGTAGCCCCCCTGATACATGTGGACAACAGtgagttgcatattaaactgggcctaagATAACGTGTAGTGCCATTTATAAACACAGCTTGTTATGGTGCACACACTgagctgttaaaataataatacgtaGCCGTAGCTAACTAGTTCGCTAGTAGGTTATCTAGCTAGCTCACAGGGGTTCATGGGTAACTGATCAATGTTGTGTGAATTAAATGTTATAAACGTGTATTTTCagacttattttaatttctggaaagaaaaacctttgaaaatattatcaaacaataatttggcAGTCCCCCTTCAGTACTTCTCAGGACCCCATACAGGTCACGAACCCCGTGTTGAAGACCCATGTTTTATACTATCAATTAAATGAAGCTTTATTGGTTTTCATGTTCAGGCTTCAGTTACATATTATTGAATAATTACACACAATTCTACACAACTCATTATTACAACatgacaaatatattttaaacacacacacacttttacagatgtaataaatcatttacagAGCGTGTGGCGCCTCAACATATTTTGCAGCTAACATTACACATTGGTTTTTCTCCCGACATAAATTGGCCGTTTCTGAGGATCAAATCAGGATACAAGTGATCTATTTTCTTACAGAACACATCTTTCATGTCCTTATATTTCTCACTTTATAATTACAAGTGAGATTGTGTCTCAACTTCTCTTTTATGACATTTACATTATCAACGTTAAAGTTTTCCATCAGTCAGCGTGGACCGGTACTCTGCCACGGTGTCTTCTCTGTTTAGTCAAATAGATTTCTTATTCACTTTGTGGTTTCTGgtggttttgtttgtatttcataataaatatatatatatatagatatagatagaggaGTTGGGGTTGTTAGCTTGTTGTGCTAACCTCAGCATATGTTGCTAACAGCGTACGACTAAAGGTTTCCGGACAGAAGATACCGTGTACTTCTAAATACCGTGTATTCTGCGTGCGGACCGGCCCAGTTTATACCTTCGTTAGCTACTATTTTGCCAAAATGAGCTGTTAGCCCAGC
This genomic interval from Cottoperca gobio chromosome 13, fCotGob3.1, whole genome shotgun sequence contains the following:
- the LOC115017341 gene encoding E3 ubiquitin-protein ligase TRIM58-like isoform X1 → MAATIMPNLRLHVRKPMDMASADFSQSEETFFCSICLEVFTEPVSTPCGHNYCKGCITSYWASRDFSQCPLCNEPFHTAPELRVNTEFKDMLKLFNRMKVAGDDGSPPAGPGEVPCDICHGMKHKAVKSCLVCLTSYCNAHLKPHHTVQVLKWHELINPVETLEDRVCRKHNKVIEFFCRKDQSRVCFVCLRDDHVMHDAISLEEEFKERKIKLKCAKRQVQHNLNEKCHMVLRIQNSMMEGRQEVETTKAGTVEAFAALVASIRTKKVKLIELLEEKQAAAEQKAKALIRQLWLEIAEDRQTSIKLEELSKTEDDFQLLQRLPSSTSNTKDCFTDPQSLLQVETVRSAVAKIEETLNTHMENIIKEVNLADNEETFEELQIENVFDDELGKIQEQYAIKVTLDPDTAHPSLIVSEDMKQVRDGGSKRNIPSSPKRFESVHFVLGNEGFSSGKFYYEVSLKGQTGWEVGVVRESINRKGFNWSLSPENGCWTLGLYWGRCQANTNPPVLLPLIKDLQKVGVFVDFDEGLVSFYDVDTRAQIYSFTGCFLTGRESFLSKILAFAVKDTAKVYPLFRPCAETESPPLQIAPVGCTKGK
- the LOC115017341 gene encoding E3 ubiquitin-protein ligase TRIM58-like isoform X2, with amino-acid sequence MASADFSQSEETFFCSICLEVFTEPVSTPCGHNYCKGCITSYWASRDFSQCPLCNEPFHTAPELRVNTEFKDMLKLFNRMKVAGDDGSPPAGPGEVPCDICHGMKHKAVKSCLVCLTSYCNAHLKPHHTVQVLKWHELINPVETLEDRVCRKHNKVIEFFCRKDQSRVCFVCLRDDHVMHDAISLEEEFKERKIKLKCAKRQVQHNLNEKCHMVLRIQNSMMEGRQEVETTKAGTVEAFAALVASIRTKKVKLIELLEEKQAAAEQKAKALIRQLWLEIAEDRQTSIKLEELSKTEDDFQLLQRLPSSTSNTKDCFTDPQSLLQVETVRSAVAKIEETLNTHMENIIKEVNLADNEETFEELQIENVFDDELGKIQEQYAIKVTLDPDTAHPSLIVSEDMKQVRDGGSKRNIPSSPKRFESVHFVLGNEGFSSGKFYYEVSLKGQTGWEVGVVRESINRKGFNWSLSPENGCWTLGLYWGRCQANTNPPVLLPLIKDLQKVGVFVDFDEGLVSFYDVDTRAQIYSFTGCFLTGRESFLSKILAFAVKDTAKVYPLFRPCAETESPPLQIAPVGCTKGK